TTGTGATTTTGGCAGTGATCATCGGCGCCTTCTGGCTGCCGCTGCGCCGCAGTGGTCTCGGTCTGTCGATCTATGCCTTGGGGTCGTCGGAGACGGCGGCCTACCAGTCGGGTATCCCGATCAACACGGTGCGCATTGCAGCTTTTGCGTTGGGCGGTCTTTTTGCCGGTTTGGCTGGCACATATTTCAGCTATGTCACCACCACCGGTGATGCTGGCATCTCTGCCAACTTCACGCTCAATTCCATCGCTGCCGTTGTGCTCGGTGGTGTGGCGCTGAGCGGCGGTGTCGGCAGCTTGGTCGGGGCGGTGATCGGCGCATTCATCTTAGAAACTATCGCGTTTCTGATGTTCTTCTCTGGCCTGCCGCCTTTGGCTCAACCCTTTGTGGAGGGGCTGGTGCTCGCCACAGCCATTGCCGTTGGCAGCCTCACGATCTTGCGCCAACGCAACCGTTTGGAGGTTTTTCGGCGATGACAACGCTTTCCCTCAAACGACCAAACTTCGATCTTGATGCCGCCATCCCGTTTCTGGCTACGGCAGCGATCATCATCATTGGCGCGTTCTTTGTGCCGCGCTTTTTAAGCCTGGACTATTTGTTGCAGCAGCTGCAGGTGGCCTCGTTTCTCGGCGTCCTGGCGCTGGGCGCAACCGTGGTCATCTTGCTCGGCCATATCGACCTGTCGGTGCCGTGGGTTCTCGGTGGCGCAGCAATCATCTCGACGGCTCTGGTTGGCACGGACAGTGCCATGTTGGGTGCATTGGCTGTGCCTGCCGCGCTGCTGTTCGGCGTGCTGGTTGGCATCATCAATGGCGTGGGCGTTGCCGTCTTTCGCATACCTTCCATGGTTTGGACGCTGGCGGTGAACTCCATGCTGCTCGGTGTTGCCGTGCTCAACACCGGCGGGTTCAGCCCACGCGGCGTTGCGTCTCCGCTGATGATTGAAGCGGCGACGGGCACGGTTGCGGGCATACCGTTTGCCTTTCTCCTCTGGATGGCCATCGCGTTGATCATCGGGCTTTTCTTCTCGCGCACAGGCTTTGGCCGCTACCTCTCCTCCATCGGCTACAATGAAAAAGCGACGTTCCTGTCGGGTGTTTCGACACCCAGCGTGATCTTTGCCGCGTTCATGATCGCTGGTGCGTGCTCCGCTTTGGGCGGGGTGCTCTTGGCCGGCTATGCCAACCAAGCCTACCAATCGATGGGCGACCCGTTCCTACTTCCCACTATCGCAGCAGTGGTGATCGGCGGCACGTCCATCCTGGGTGGTCGTGGATCATTGGTCGGCACCATTGGCGGTGTTCTCTTCATCACCATTCTTACCTCGATCCTCTCCGTCTTTCAGATCTCTGAGGCGTGGCGGAACATCATTTTCGGAAGCATCATCATCATCATGCTGCTGTTCCAGACCCTTCGCAGAAAAGGAACGCGCGCATGAGTGTGGCCTATGAAACGGTGGATCCGCGTTTTGAGAGCTTTGTCGATATCACCGCTCGTCCTGAAGTGATTGCGGAGGGTTTTACGTGGACCGAGGGCCCGGTTTGGCTGAACGATGGGCTCTATTTCAATGACATCCCCTACAAAAAGATGCTGCGCTGGACCGAGGCGGCTGGTGTTCGTGTGGCACTTGAAAACAGCGAGTTTGCCAACGGCAACACGCTGGATTTGGATGGCAAGATGGTCTCCTGCGAGCATGGCGGTCGCCGCGTTGTTCGTCGCGAGGTGCCCGAGGAGCTTGCCAGTGTTGAGGTGGTTGCCAGCCACTTTGCCGAAAAACCTCTGAATTCGCCCAATGATGTTGTGGTGCGCTCGGACGGCTCTGTGTGGTTCACCGATCCGCCCTATGGCATCAACAGCGACGTCGAGGGCTATCCGGCTGAAAGCGAGCAGGACGGGTGCTTTGTCTATTGCGTGATGCCTGACGGGCAGATGCGCGCGGTCGCTACGGATTTTGACAAGCCCAATGGCCTGGCTTTCTCGCCGGACGAAAAACGCCTCTACATCGCCGATTCCGGGGCGATTAAAGGCGCGAGCTTTCCGGGCATCGATTACGATCTGCCGCACCATATTCGGGTGTTTGATGTCGCTGGCACAACGCTTTCTGGCGGCGACGTCTTTGCCGAAACCCACCCCGGCGTGCCTGATGGGCTTCGGGTTGACCATGAGGGCTATGTCTGGACATCGGCGATGGACGGCATCCGCTGCCTGGATCATGACGGTGCCGTGATCGGCAAGATCGTGCTGCCCGCGGCAACCTCCAACCTCTGCTTTGGCGGGTCGAGCGGCACCGACATGTTCATCACATCATCGGACAAGGTGTACCGGGTCCGGACCACAAGGCGCGACGCCGTGACCGTGGCGCGAGGGGGGTCCGCCTCGTGACCGGTTCCAATGACAATGGCATCACCACCGCGGTAATTGGCCTTGGCTCGATGGGCTGGGGTGCGGCAATGTCGCTGGTGCGCGCCGGAATACCGACGCTTGGCGTTGATATCCGCGAAGACGTGCTTGCTCGGTTCACGCAGTTTGGCGGTCAATCCTCCTCCACTCCGGCACAGGCTGCAAGCAGCGTCGACATTGTGTTCGTCTTCGTGGTCAATGAAGCGCAGGCACGCCAAGTGCTTTTCGGCGAGAATGGCGCTGCCGGCGCCGCGCGGCCCGGCACCGTTTTCGTGTTGTGCGTGACGATGCCGCCCAGTTCGGCTGAAGCGATCGCCAAGGAACTCATCGAGCACGAGATGTTGGTGATTGACGCGCCGGTCTCTGGTGGGTCGATCAAAGCCGAGGCCGGTGAAATGACCATGATGGCAGCCGGATCGGACGCTGCCTTTACCAAGGCTGCTTCCGCAATGGATGTCATTGCCGGCAAAGTTTTCCGCCTTGGCGATGCGCCGGGTGCCGGCAGTCGGGTGAAGATGATCAACCAGTTGCTCGCCGGTGTGCACATCGCGGCCGCAGCCGAAGCCATGAGCCTTGGCGCGAGTATCGGCGTGGACTTGGAAACGCTTTACGATGTGATCCGGCAAAGCGCAGGCAATTCATGGATGTTTGAAAATCGCGGTGCCCATATCGTGGCCGGTGACTACACCCCGCATTCGGCGGTTGATATTTTCGTCAAAGACCTCGGTATCGTCGCCGCCGAAGCCGGAACCCAGACCTTCCCAACTCCCATGACCCAAGCCGCCCTTGACCTGTTCAAGGAAGCCAGCCGTGCCGGGATGGGCGGCGAAGACGACGCCGCCCTTGCCAAACTTTTGGCGCGCAAAGGCAATGTCACGCTACCGGGCATGGAGGACGTATGAGCACGCTTCTTGGTTGCATCGCCGATGATTTTACTGGGGCAACCGATCTTGCGGGGATGTTGGCGCGCAGTGGGGCACCGGTCAGCCTGCGCATTGGCGTTCCGGACGAGCCGCCGGCGCAAACGGCGAGCTTTGAGGTCATTGCCCTAAAAAGTCGCACCGCACCTGTCGAAGAGGCGGTCGATGAGTGCCGGCGGGCGCTGGCTTGGCTGAAGAAGGCGGGCGCTGAGCACTTCTTCTGGAAATACTGCTCGACCTTCGATTCCACGCCGGAGGGCAATATCGGTCCGGTTGCCGAAGCCTTGATGGCAGACCTTGGAACCGACCAAACCATCTATTGTCCGGCCTTTCCGGAAAATGGTCGTTCGATCTTCATGGGCAATCTGTTTGTCGGTCAGCAGCCTTTGGCGGAAAGCCCGATGAAAGACCATCCGCTAACGCCCATGCGCGATAGCAATTTGATGCGGCTCCTGGAACCGCAGGTCAGTAAGTCTGTGGGTTTGGTGGACCGGCTGACAGTCGCCAAGGGCCCGGAAGCCATCCGTCGAGCGCTTGATGCTCTGAAGGGGGAGGGCGTTGCCCATGTGGTGATCGACGCCGTGGCGGATGAAGACCTGAGCCTCATCGCGCAGGCTTGCCACACCATGCCGCTTTTGACCGGTGGCAGCGCTTTGGCGATGCCCTTACCTGCGCTGTATGCGGCGCAAGGCGCGGACGATGTGACTGGTGTTTCTGGTGAAAAACCGCACGTCGACCCGCGTGCCATCGTTCTTTCCGGCAGTTGTTCTGCCATGACACGCAAGCAAGTCGCCGACTATGCGGCGCAAGCACCTTCTTATCATCTCGATCCGCGGGTCCTTGCGAATGATGGACCGAACCAGGCACTGGCTTGGCTCGCTGCTCAGGGCAATGAAAAAGCACCGCTGATTTACGCGTCGGCTGCACCTGAAGATGTTCGCGCAGCGCAAGATGCCTTGGGTGTTGAGCGGGCTGGTGAGCTGGTCGAAGACGCTTTGGCGACTTTGGCGGTTGCAGCGCGTGAGTGGGGCGTTCGTCGATTTGTTGTCGCCGGCGGCGAGACAT
The DNA window shown above is from Hyphomicrobiales bacterium and carries:
- a CDS encoding NAD(P)-dependent oxidoreductase; translated protein: MGWGAAMSLVRAGIPTLGVDIREDVLARFTQFGGQSSSTPAQAASSVDIVFVFVVNEAQARQVLFGENGAAGAARPGTVFVLCVTMPPSSAEAIAKELIEHEMLVIDAPVSGGSIKAEAGEMTMMAAGSDAAFTKAASAMDVIAGKVFRLGDAPGAGSRVKMINQLLAGVHIAAAAEAMSLGASIGVDLETLYDVIRQSAGNSWMFENRGAHIVAGDYTPHSAVDIFVKDLGIVAAEAGTQTFPTPMTQAALDLFKEASRAGMGGEDDAALAKLLARKGNVTLPGMEDV
- a CDS encoding ABC transporter permease, with the translated sequence MTTLSLKRPNFDLDAAIPFLATAAIIIIGAFFVPRFLSLDYLLQQLQVASFLGVLALGATVVILLGHIDLSVPWVLGGAAIISTALVGTDSAMLGALAVPAALLFGVLVGIINGVGVAVFRIPSMVWTLAVNSMLLGVAVLNTGGFSPRGVASPLMIEAATGTVAGIPFAFLLWMAIALIIGLFFSRTGFGRYLSSIGYNEKATFLSGVSTPSVIFAAFMIAGACSALGGVLLAGYANQAYQSMGDPFLLPTIAAVVIGGTSILGGRGSLVGTIGGVLFITILTSILSVFQISEAWRNIIFGSIIIIMLLFQTLRRKGTRA
- a CDS encoding SMP-30/gluconolactonase/LRE family protein, translated to MSVAYETVDPRFESFVDITARPEVIAEGFTWTEGPVWLNDGLYFNDIPYKKMLRWTEAAGVRVALENSEFANGNTLDLDGKMVSCEHGGRRVVRREVPEELASVEVVASHFAEKPLNSPNDVVVRSDGSVWFTDPPYGINSDVEGYPAESEQDGCFVYCVMPDGQMRAVATDFDKPNGLAFSPDEKRLYIADSGAIKGASFPGIDYDLPHHIRVFDVAGTTLSGGDVFAETHPGVPDGLRVDHEGYVWTSAMDGIRCLDHDGAVIGKIVLPAATSNLCFGGSSGTDMFITSSDKVYRVRTTRRDAVTVARGGSAS
- a CDS encoding four-carbon acid sugar kinase family protein, with product MSTLLGCIADDFTGATDLAGMLARSGAPVSLRIGVPDEPPAQTASFEVIALKSRTAPVEEAVDECRRALAWLKKAGAEHFFWKYCSTFDSTPEGNIGPVAEALMADLGTDQTIYCPAFPENGRSIFMGNLFVGQQPLAESPMKDHPLTPMRDSNLMRLLEPQVSKSVGLVDRLTVAKGPEAIRRALDALKGEGVAHVVIDAVADEDLSLIAQACHTMPLLTGGSALAMPLPALYAAQGADDVTGVSGEKPHVDPRAIVLSGSCSAMTRKQVADYAAQAPSYHLDPRVLANDGPNQALAWLAAQGNEKAPLIYASAAPEDVRAAQDALGVERAGELVEDALATLAVAAREWGVRRFVVAGGETSGAVTKALGVTRLDIGVEIAPGVPWTYSQSAGVPIALTLKSGNFGSETFFSHALDLLETA